Proteins encoded within one genomic window of Brenneria nigrifluens DSM 30175 = ATCC 13028:
- a CDS encoding alginate export family protein, which produces MRFFFYIFGYCLFFISSFSFSEDISKKQIRNSPIDGDGVNIPISEPTKNSIYKSKNKKTNSDIAPENSPFITADFTLKLTGERFHNAKLRRGDKKETESEWGPMLRTQIRTDDDYPLFAFAELEWEKTVSRETGEDTERKTTLTLNQAYLGINDLLPDGRIRLGRWLLRDEREWLFDENLDGVHARWRHERWRIEALGGRVNHWQRDLLDSSTKNDSPVNTGAVLVRRKMADEWLVGLYGVWQRDTAAQHDRQLNLGVRSHSNAEEGWRHWLELGMVRGRQSGADLRGYAVDVGATYRLSQDGSAPRITLGYAWGSGGDGDDDGRRRKHYRQTGLQSNEATFGGEAKFKIYGETFDPQLTNMHILTAGVGFNITPRATVDLVYHHYRQDKLAPLADNAAELSPRDDQRSTRTLGSELDLVVGWEPRDNIKVESAVGWFRPSERFRTPSGPRSADAYSAWLEVEVGF; this is translated from the coding sequence ATGCGTTTTTTCTTTTATATTTTCGGTTACTGCCTGTTTTTTATATCTTCTTTTTCTTTTTCCGAAGATATATCCAAAAAACAAATTAGGAATTCACCTATAGACGGAGACGGGGTAAATATACCCATTTCAGAACCTACTAAAAACAGCATATATAAATCGAAAAATAAGAAAACGAATAGCGACATCGCCCCGGAGAATAGTCCTTTTATCACCGCGGACTTCACGCTAAAGCTCACCGGCGAACGGTTTCATAACGCCAAATTAAGGCGCGGCGATAAAAAAGAGACGGAGAGCGAATGGGGACCGATGCTGCGCACCCAAATACGCACCGATGACGATTATCCGCTATTTGCTTTCGCCGAACTGGAATGGGAAAAAACCGTCAGCCGCGAAACCGGAGAGGATACCGAACGAAAAACCACCCTGACGCTTAACCAGGCCTATCTCGGCATTAACGACCTATTGCCCGACGGCCGCATCAGGCTGGGACGCTGGCTGTTGCGCGACGAGCGCGAGTGGCTGTTCGATGAAAATCTGGACGGCGTGCACGCGCGGTGGCGGCATGAGCGCTGGCGGATAGAGGCGCTCGGCGGCCGCGTCAACCACTGGCAGCGCGACCTGCTGGACAGTTCGACGAAGAACGATAGCCCGGTCAACACCGGCGCCGTGCTGGTGCGCAGGAAAATGGCGGACGAGTGGCTGGTGGGGCTGTACGGCGTATGGCAGCGCGATACTGCCGCGCAGCACGATCGCCAGCTCAATCTCGGCGTGCGCTCGCACAGCAACGCCGAAGAGGGCTGGCGCCACTGGCTGGAGCTTGGCATGGTGCGGGGGCGCCAGTCGGGCGCGGATCTGCGCGGCTACGCCGTCGACGTGGGCGCAACCTATCGGCTGAGCCAGGACGGGTCGGCGCCGCGCATCACCCTGGGCTACGCCTGGGGCAGCGGCGGCGACGGCGATGACGACGGCCGACGCCGGAAACACTACCGCCAGACCGGGTTGCAGTCCAACGAGGCGACGTTCGGCGGCGAGGCGAAATTCAAAATCTATGGCGAAACCTTCGATCCCCAGCTCACCAATATGCATATTCTCACCGCCGGGGTCGGCTTCAATATCACACCGCGGGCAACGGTGGATCTGGTCTATCACCATTACCGGCAAGACAAGCTGGCGCCGTTGGCGGATAACGCGGCGGAGTTGTCCCCCAGAGACGACCAGAGAAGCACCAGAACGCTGGGTTCCGAACTGGATCTGGTGGTGGGCTGGGAACCGCGGGACAATATCAAGGTGGAATCCGCCGTCGGCTGGTTCCGCCCGTCGGAGCGCTTTCGTACGCCGTCCGGCCCGCGCAGCGCCGACGCCTATTCCGCCTGGCTTGAAGTAGAGGTGGGATTTTAA
- a CDS encoding cysteine desulfurase: MTTNKRTLYGGEPDPWGSAPSANDYGLPDEHDLYALLAERSAVGGQPGAQGAPEPGYAPRVVPLGQPGAPAAPYGAVNHPSPPQASSVAPAARVGQIPVERIRADFPILSERVDGHPLIWLDNAATTQRPQQVIDRISHFYLHENSNIHRAAHTLAARSTDAYEAARDKVARFIGAPGPENIIFVRGATEGLNLIAHSYVKPLLRPGDEIILTLLEHHANIVPWQLIAQETGAVIRVAPVDEQGQIRLEDYTRLFNDKTRFVSATHVSNALGTVTPIQELVAIAHRFGVRIAIDGAQSISHIPVNVTALDADFFVFSGHKVFGPTGIGAVYGKREVLEEARPYQGGGNMIADVTFELTQYQPAPNKFEAGTGNIADAVGLGAALDYVSSLGIENIAQYEHALLEYGIQKLSRIPGLRLIGTAAQKTSVLSFVLEGHNIEDVGRHLSQVGIAVRAGHHCAQPILRHFGYEGTVRPSLAFYNTPQEIDFLADRVAQLVAR; the protein is encoded by the coding sequence ACTACGAATAAACGCACGCTATACGGCGGCGAGCCGGACCCCTGGGGCAGTGCGCCGTCGGCGAACGATTACGGCCTGCCGGATGAGCACGATCTCTACGCTCTGCTGGCAGAGCGGTCGGCGGTCGGCGGGCAACCCGGCGCGCAGGGCGCCCCCGAGCCAGGCTATGCGCCGCGCGTGGTGCCGCTCGGACAACCCGGCGCGCCCGCGGCGCCCTACGGCGCGGTTAATCACCCGTCGCCGCCGCAGGCGTCCTCCGTCGCTCCCGCGGCGCGGGTCGGCCAGATCCCGGTTGAGCGCATCCGCGCCGATTTCCCCATTCTGTCGGAGCGGGTGGACGGCCATCCGCTTATCTGGCTGGATAACGCGGCCACCACCCAGCGTCCGCAGCAGGTGATCGACCGCATCAGCCACTTCTATCTGCATGAAAACTCGAATATTCACCGGGCGGCGCATACGTTGGCGGCGCGCTCCACCGACGCCTACGAAGCCGCGCGCGACAAGGTGGCGCGTTTCATCGGCGCGCCGGGGCCGGAAAATATCATTTTCGTGCGCGGCGCCACCGAAGGGCTGAACCTGATTGCCCATAGCTATGTGAAGCCGCTGCTGCGGCCGGGGGATGAAATTATTCTCACCCTGCTGGAGCATCACGCCAATATTGTGCCGTGGCAACTGATCGCCCAGGAAACCGGCGCGGTGATCCGCGTGGCGCCGGTGGATGAGCAGGGGCAAATACGCCTTGAGGATTACACCCGGCTGTTCAACGACAAGACCCGCTTTGTGTCGGCGACTCACGTCTCGAACGCCCTGGGCACGGTGACGCCGATCCAGGAGCTGGTGGCGATCGCCCATCGCTTCGGGGTGCGCATCGCCATCGACGGCGCGCAGTCCATCTCGCATATTCCGGTTAATGTAACGGCGCTGGATGCGGACTTCTTTGTCTTTTCCGGGCATAAAGTCTTTGGTCCCACCGGCATCGGCGCGGTATACGGCAAGCGGGAGGTGCTGGAGGAGGCGCGGCCTTATCAGGGCGGCGGCAATATGATCGCCGATGTGACCTTCGAACTGACCCAGTATCAGCCGGCGCCGAACAAGTTCGAGGCCGGAACCGGGAATATCGCCGATGCCGTCGGACTGGGGGCCGCGCTTGATTACGTGTCATCGCTGGGCATTGAAAACATCGCCCAGTACGAGCATGCGCTGCTGGAATACGGCATTCAGAAACTGTCCCGTATTCCGGGGCTGCGTTTGATCGGTACGGCGGCGCAAAAGACCAGCGTGCTGTCGTTCGTGCTGGAAGGCCATAATATCGAGGACGTAGGCCGCCATCTCAGCCAGGTGGGGATTGCAGTGCGCGCCGGGCATCACTGCGCGCAGCCTATTCTGCGCCATTTCGGCTATGAAGGCACGGTAAGGCCCTCGCTGGCCTTCTACAACACGCCGCAGGAGATCGATTTCCTGGCGGACCGGGTGGCGCAACTGGTCGCCCGCTAG